From a region of the Methanolobus tindarius DSM 2278 genome:
- the mtnP gene encoding S-methyl-5'-thioadenosine phosphorylase, translating to MQEKAKAKADIAIIGGSGIYDANLLDNVRDVDIDTPFGKPSDSITVGNHGDVGVCFLPRHGIGHRISPSELNSRANIFALKKLGVKRIIAASAVGSLKEELKPLDIVIPNQIYDRTKSRPSTFFEDGIVVHMGFADPFCPETSKTIVDVANSKGYSVKEGGTYVCMEGPQFSTRAESRVYQSLGFDIIGMTAIPEAKLAREAEICYSMIATVTDYDVWYEEDVTIETVIENAMKNEAAVKDIIVSTLDKLSLEQHCMCKDALMGAITTVPSMIPHETKRRLDPLIGKYLDE from the coding sequence ATGCAGGAAAAAGCTAAAGCTAAAGCTGATATCGCAATTATAGGCGGAAGCGGCATTTATGATGCCAATCTGCTTGACAACGTACGGGATGTTGATATTGACACACCTTTTGGAAAACCTTCTGATTCAATAACAGTTGGTAATCATGGTGATGTAGGTGTGTGTTTCCTTCCAAGACATGGCATTGGGCACAGGATATCTCCATCAGAGCTGAATTCAAGAGCCAATATCTTTGCTCTTAAAAAACTTGGTGTAAAGCGCATAATCGCTGCATCTGCTGTGGGAAGTCTGAAAGAAGAACTCAAACCACTGGATATTGTTATCCCCAATCAGATATATGACCGTACAAAATCCAGGCCATCAACTTTCTTTGAGGATGGCATTGTGGTTCACATGGGATTTGCAGATCCATTCTGTCCTGAGACTTCAAAGACCATAGTTGATGTTGCCAATTCAAAAGGATACAGCGTCAAAGAAGGCGGAACTTACGTTTGCATGGAAGGTCCGCAGTTCTCAACTCGTGCAGAGTCAAGAGTCTACCAGTCACTTGGCTTTGATATTATCGGAATGACTGCAATTCCTGAGGCAAAACTTGCACGTGAAGCTGAAATATGCTACTCCATGATTGCTACTGTTACAGATTATGATGTTTGGTATGAGGAAGATGTTACCATCGAAACTGTCATTGAGAATGCAATGAAGAACGAGGCTGCTGTTAAAGATATAATCGTGTCAACTCTTGATAAATTGAGTCTTGAACAGCATTGTATGTGTAAGGATGCTCTGATGGGTGCGATAACAACCGTTCCGTCCATGATACCTCATGAAACAAAGAGAAGACTTGATCCTCTTATCGGGAAATATCTGGATGAGTAA
- the pyrI gene encoding aspartate carbamoyltransferase regulatory subunit: MTDIETELRVSRIENGTVIDHITAGKALNVLKILGLPDSSKGVVSVVINSKGRYGKKDVVKVENRELNVEEVDKIALISPNATINIIRDFNVASKYKVHIPAFVEGVVSCINPNCISNSNEPITSKFTVDTENIFLKLRCYYCGRVISENIAEHLL; encoded by the coding sequence ATGACCGATATTGAGACAGAGCTCAGGGTGAGCAGGATAGAGAATGGTACTGTCATCGACCATATCACCGCAGGCAAGGCTCTTAATGTATTGAAGATCCTCGGACTTCCTGATTCATCAAAAGGAGTTGTTAGTGTTGTGATCAACTCCAAAGGAAGATATGGAAAAAAAGATGTAGTTAAAGTCGAGAACCGTGAGCTGAATGTTGAAGAAGTTGATAAAATAGCACTCATTTCACCAAATGCTACAATCAACATCATACGCGACTTTAATGTTGCCAGCAAGTACAAAGTACACATACCGGCTTTTGTAGAAGGAGTTGTCAGCTGTATAAATCCTAACTGTATATCCAACAGCAATGAACCTATTACATCAAAGTTTACTGTAGATACCGAAAACATATTCCTGAAACTCAGATGTTATTATTGCGGAAGAGTAATCTCCGAAAATATTGCAGAGCACCTGCTATGA
- a CDS encoding ferritin family protein: MVFSEVPIELKNISEDDIDKELMRVAIMAEFDAINMYEQMANLTENEDLKTILLDIAKEEKVHAAMFQTVLMEVDHEYLKVMASYSLAKD, from the coding sequence ATGGTATTTTCAGAAGTTCCCATTGAACTTAAAAATATCAGTGAAGATGACATTGATAAAGAGTTAATGAGAGTTGCCATTATGGCTGAGTTTGATGCCATTAATATGTACGAACAGATGGCAAATCTCACCGAAAATGAAGACCTTAAGACAATATTACTCGATATAGCTAAAGAAGAAAAAGTTCATGCAGCCATGTTCCAGACAGTCCTCATGGAAGTTGACCATGAATATCTAAAGGTAATGGCAAGTTATTCACTGGCAAAAGATTGA
- a CDS encoding DUF5788 family protein has translation MKDNEEISNREREKLLKSLHSSLFWVGEEIPYKVIIDGKEVHLHEIVWEIVNKPRIERSDVENIDRLLELLAAKENEYEECLGKGHLSSDEANHIFEKAAGIRRAIMDLKELTTSAKRKAIFKCRHICDDVETCEWDSLTEEMKDKCWSKKS, from the coding sequence ATGAAGGATAATGAAGAGATTTCCAACAGAGAAAGAGAAAAATTGTTAAAAAGCCTTCATAGTAGTCTTTTCTGGGTAGGAGAAGAGATACCCTATAAGGTTATAATCGACGGAAAGGAAGTGCACCTGCATGAGATCGTATGGGAGATCGTTAACAAGCCCAGGATAGAAAGAAGCGATGTGGAAAACATCGATAGACTTCTTGAACTGCTGGCAGCTAAGGAAAATGAGTATGAGGAATGTCTTGGGAAGGGACATCTTAGCTCTGATGAAGCAAATCATATTTTTGAGAAAGCTGCAGGCATTCGCAGGGCCATTATGGACCTTAAAGAATTAACAACATCTGCAAAAAGAAAGGCTATTTTCAAGTGCAGACACATCTGTGATGATGTTGAAACATGCGAGTGGGACAGCCTTACTGAGGAGATGAAAGATAAATGCTGGAGCAAAAAGTCCTGA
- the dapB gene encoding 4-hydroxy-tetrahydrodipicolinate reductase translates to MINVGVTGASGRMGRLIIDNILKFDDLKLTSAFDLMNIGKDVGEVAQIGSLGVAISSVEDIESVLKESKTQVLIDFTIADATAVNAPKAASAGVSLVIGTTGLSSEQKKAIEDSIISNNVAGIISPNYSVGVNVFFKILAEASRYLGDMDIEIIEAHHMHKKDAPSGTALGAAKVISEALGGKEFVYGREGFAPRGKEIGIHAVRGGDIVGDHTVLFAGDGERIEIKHQAHSRQAFAGGAVKAAAWIGNADSGLYTMQDILGL, encoded by the coding sequence ATGATCAATGTTGGTGTAACCGGCGCTTCCGGAAGAATGGGAAGACTTATTATTGATAATATTCTCAAATTCGACGACCTGAAATTAACATCAGCCTTTGATCTTATGAACATCGGTAAGGATGTCGGTGAGGTAGCTCAGATAGGTTCATTGGGAGTTGCTATATCGAGCGTAGAGGATATTGAGTCTGTCCTGAAGGAATCTAAAACTCAGGTTCTTATTGATTTTACAATTGCAGATGCAACTGCTGTAAATGCACCAAAGGCCGCATCAGCCGGTGTGAGTCTTGTGATAGGAACTACAGGTCTTTCTTCTGAGCAGAAAAAAGCAATTGAAGATTCAATTATCAGCAACAATGTTGCAGGAATTATCTCTCCGAACTATTCAGTAGGAGTAAACGTTTTCTTTAAAATACTTGCAGAAGCTTCCAGATATCTTGGTGACATGGACATTGAGATCATAGAAGCTCACCACATGCACAAAAAAGATGCACCAAGCGGAACCGCACTGGGTGCAGCAAAAGTCATTAGTGAAGCACTTGGCGGCAAGGAATTTGTGTACGGCCGTGAGGGCTTTGCACCTCGCGGAAAAGAGATTGGTATCCATGCAGTACGCGGTGGAGACATAGTTGGAGATCACACTGTTCTTTTTGCAGGTGATGGTGAGAGAATAGAGATAAAGCATCAGGCACATTCAAGGCAGGCTTTCGCTGGTGGTGCAGTCAAAGCAGCAGCCTGGATTGGCAACGCTGACTCTGGTCTTTATACCATGCAGGATATACTGGGGTTATAA
- a CDS encoding PEF-CTERM sorting domain-containing protein, whose translation MKCKIITLLVVLALFTGMASAYETNDLSSNGPEPMIKLAAATGESTVNNGDGTFTYTQTVDDSSTAPHYTEPANGGFDIYSWWDEDYGWTHTLDSAIYNDPNLTINSVQLVISAYDVDAETYHGLDGEYDHVTADGVDMNPVYLQGTNGQWATTTFDVNPTLLTDDGELDIWIDIDIYHNYDEWATTLEYSKLIVTYSLDGSNHVPYEPVVEKYPAYCVDTNDDLTVTVTGPDPADPDEDAVTYKYRWYVDVGTGGYLDDEFALGIDHTGCTVPAADTSAGQKWMVQVTPVDVHGAQGPMVEVEFETIVRECGEEEIPEFPTLVLPVAAILGLALVIQRRKNE comes from the coding sequence ATGAAATGCAAAATAATTACATTACTTGTAGTGCTGGCTTTATTCACAGGAATGGCAAGTGCTTATGAAACAAATGACCTAAGCTCAAATGGACCAGAGCCAATGATAAAACTGGCTGCTGCAACAGGAGAATCAACTGTAAATAATGGAGACGGAACCTTCACATACACTCAGACAGTGGACGATAGCAGTACAGCTCCTCATTACACTGAACCTGCCAATGGAGGATTTGACATATACAGCTGGTGGGATGAAGACTATGGCTGGACACACACATTAGATTCAGCAATATATAATGATCCAAATCTTACAATCAATTCCGTACAGCTTGTCATAAGTGCATATGATGTCGATGCGGAAACATACCATGGCCTTGATGGAGAATACGATCATGTTACTGCAGATGGTGTAGACATGAACCCGGTATATCTCCAGGGAACAAATGGTCAATGGGCAACCACAACATTCGATGTAAATCCTACCTTATTGACAGATGATGGAGAACTTGACATCTGGATTGACATCGACATTTACCACAATTATGATGAGTGGGCAACCACACTTGAATACAGTAAGCTTATTGTAACATACAGTCTGGATGGTTCCAACCATGTGCCATACGAGCCTGTTGTTGAGAAATACCCTGCATACTGTGTAGATACAAATGATGACCTTACTGTTACTGTAACCGGTCCAGACCCTGCAGACCCAGATGAAGATGCTGTTACATACAAGTACAGATGGTATGTGGATGTAGGAACCGGCGGATACCTTGATGATGAATTCGCACTTGGAATCGACCACACAGGATGCACAGTACCTGCTGCAGACACAAGTGCCGGACAGAAATGGATGGTACAGGTCACTCCTGTAGATGTTCATGGTGCACAGGGCCCAATGGTCGAAGTGGAATTTGAGACAATTGTAAGAGAATGTGGCGAAGAGGAAATTCCAGAGTTCCCAACACTTGTACTTCCAGTAGCTGCAATTCTTGGTCTTGCACTGGTAATCCAGAGACGCAAGAATGAGTAA
- a CDS encoding Zn-ribbon domain-containing protein — protein MPHKCTRCESIFVDGASVILSGCPNCGWNKFLYVKDEELEQQSPEGSEAQETGEEHVIDETSSETKGEQSSGEIIREIDDILGVEKEESSVTEEEGERVESVRILGPGSYELNLDSLLDRKEIVMAFKEDGAYALHLGSVFKENKDKKKKKK, from the coding sequence ATGCCTCATAAGTGTACAAGATGTGAATCTATCTTTGTAGACGGCGCTTCAGTAATACTTAGCGGATGCCCTAATTGTGGCTGGAATAAGTTCCTTTATGTCAAGGATGAAGAGCTTGAGCAGCAATCTCCGGAAGGTTCTGAAGCTCAGGAAACCGGAGAGGAACATGTCATTGATGAGACTTCTTCTGAAACAAAAGGAGAACAGTCTTCAGGAGAAATAATCCGTGAGATTGATGATATCCTTGGTGTTGAGAAGGAAGAATCCAGTGTCACTGAAGAGGAAGGCGAAAGGGTTGAATCCGTGCGTATCCTTGGTCCCGGCTCTTACGAACTGAACCTTGATTCCCTGCTTGATCGCAAGGAGATTGTAATGGCCTTCAAAGAAGATGGTGCATATGCTCTCCATCTTGGTTCTGTTTTTAAGGAAAACAAAGATAAGAAAAAGAAGAAAAAGTAA
- a CDS encoding ferritin family protein has product MFSKVPIDLSNIKKENIDKEILRAALMAELDAINLYEQMAGMTDNKEVSDVLLDVAKEEKTHIGEFQTLLLQIDQQQVDELEAGKKEVKEELGK; this is encoded by the coding sequence ATGTTTTCAAAAGTACCTATAGACCTCAGTAACATAAAAAAAGAAAATATTGACAAAGAGATACTAAGAGCCGCACTCATGGCCGAACTTGATGCCATCAACCTCTATGAACAAATGGCAGGTATGACTGACAATAAAGAAGTCAGTGATGTACTTCTTGATGTTGCAAAGGAAGAGAAAACGCACATTGGAGAGTTCCAGACACTTCTACTTCAGATAGATCAGCAGCAGGTTGATGAGCTGGAAGCTGGAAAGAAAGAAGTTAAAGAAGAACTGGGCAAATAA
- the dinB gene encoding DNA polymerase IV, translating into MENSGRERITLHIDMDSFYSSVEVREKPEIRGLPVVVGSDPKGGSGRGVASTCSYEARKFGIHSGMAISKAYKLCPDAVYLRVNMKLYKEVSAEIMQTLRIFADKFQQVSVDEAYLDIGESISDYESATLLAKKIKSEIQRLHGLTCSIGVAPNKVIAKIASDFNKPNGLTVVRPEDIQDFLFPMHVSKIPGIGKKTQPILQELGIETVGQLATCDVQLLIARFGKFGVVMHQLANGIDTREVKEREEVKSVSTEDTFDEDISDPGRIEQVFKELTEKVHASMMKKRFRYRTVTIKVRYEDFRTYTRARTLNAATTDKEVIAKNALILMEEFMGKGRFRLLGVGVTKLEKIDERQTFLSDFY; encoded by the coding sequence ATGGAAAACTCTGGAAGGGAAAGAATAACACTGCACATTGATATGGATAGTTTTTATTCATCAGTTGAAGTGAGAGAAAAGCCGGAAATTCGAGGATTACCTGTTGTTGTAGGTTCTGATCCAAAAGGTGGTAGTGGAAGAGGAGTTGCCAGCACCTGCTCTTATGAAGCAAGAAAATTTGGTATACATTCCGGAATGGCAATTTCAAAAGCCTACAAACTATGCCCGGATGCAGTTTATCTCAGAGTTAACATGAAGCTCTACAAAGAAGTATCGGCAGAAATTATGCAGACACTTCGCATTTTTGCAGACAAATTCCAGCAGGTGAGTGTTGATGAAGCATACCTTGACATTGGAGAATCTATTTCGGACTATGAATCTGCAACATTGCTTGCAAAGAAGATTAAAAGTGAGATCCAGAGACTTCACGGACTCACATGTTCCATAGGCGTGGCACCAAATAAAGTGATTGCAAAAATTGCGTCGGATTTTAACAAACCCAATGGCTTGACAGTTGTAAGGCCTGAGGACATACAGGATTTCCTGTTCCCAATGCATGTATCTAAAATCCCGGGAATCGGTAAGAAGACACAGCCAATACTGCAAGAATTGGGAATTGAAACTGTTGGCCAACTTGCCACCTGTGATGTGCAGTTGCTTATAGCACGCTTTGGAAAATTCGGGGTTGTAATGCACCAGCTTGCAAATGGTATTGACACACGGGAAGTTAAAGAACGGGAAGAAGTAAAATCCGTAAGCACTGAAGACACATTCGATGAAGACATCTCCGACCCCGGGAGAATTGAACAGGTTTTCAAAGAACTGACCGAGAAAGTCCACGCTTCAATGATGAAAAAGCGATTCCGATACAGGACTGTAACAATCAAGGTTCGTTACGAGGATTTCAGGACATACACCCGTGCAAGAACCCTGAATGCTGCAACCACTGATAAAGAGGTCATCGCAAAGAATGCGCTGATACTTATGGAAGAGTTCATGGGAAAAGGCAGATTCAGGTTACTTGGAGTAGGGGTCACTAAGCTTGAGAAGATTGATGAAAGACAGACTTTTTTGAGTGATTTTTATTGA
- the pyrB gene encoding aspartate carbamoyltransferase encodes MNFKDQPIISMRNFSREMIDHILAAAEKMEPIARGEERSDLLSGKILAVLFFEPSTRTRMSFETAMLRLGGDVLNLGSVDASSIAKGETLADTIRVVDGYVDAIVLRHPKEGAAHLASEFSSVPILNAGDGAGHHPTQTLLDLYTIKRESHLEDLKIALAGDLKYGRTVHSLCYALSHYGAQITLISPKELRMPEEIINDIIERGAKIKEVDTIEEAARDVDVLYMTRIQKERFPDPAEYRKVANKLKINLETLKNAKPELKIMHPLPRVNEIDASVDATPHACYFKQAFYGVPVRMALLGLVLGAIE; translated from the coding sequence ATGAATTTTAAGGACCAACCTATCATTTCTATGAGGAATTTCTCCAGAGAGATGATCGACCATATACTCGCTGCTGCTGAAAAGATGGAACCGATTGCACGCGGAGAAGAAAGGTCGGACCTGCTTTCAGGAAAGATTCTTGCAGTTCTTTTTTTTGAACCAAGTACAAGAACCCGAATGTCTTTTGAAACTGCAATGCTCAGACTTGGAGGAGATGTTTTAAACCTGGGTTCGGTGGATGCCAGTTCTATTGCAAAGGGTGAAACACTTGCAGATACCATCAGAGTTGTTGACGGCTATGTCGATGCCATTGTTCTCCGCCATCCGAAAGAAGGAGCGGCACATCTTGCATCTGAATTCTCCAGTGTACCGATTCTTAATGCAGGTGACGGCGCTGGCCATCACCCCACTCAAACCCTGCTTGACCTTTATACAATCAAGCGTGAAAGCCACCTTGAAGACTTAAAAATTGCACTTGCAGGTGATCTCAAATATGGAAGAACAGTTCATTCATTATGTTACGCACTTTCACATTACGGCGCACAGATAACCCTGATATCCCCTAAAGAATTGCGTATGCCGGAAGAAATAATCAATGATATCATTGAAAGGGGAGCCAAGATAAAAGAAGTGGATACCATAGAAGAAGCTGCAAGGGATGTGGATGTGCTTTACATGACGCGTATACAGAAAGAGAGATTCCCTGATCCTGCGGAGTACCGCAAAGTGGCTAACAAACTGAAGATCAACCTGGAAACTCTGAAGAATGCAAAGCCGGAACTCAAGATTATGCATCCACTTCCAAGAGTGAATGAAATAGATGCTAGTGTGGATGCTACACCACACGCCTGCTACTTTAAACAGGCATTCTATGGCGTGCCTGTGAGAATGGCACTTCTTGGACTGGTATTAGGAGCGATAGAATGA
- a CDS encoding 30S ribosomal protein S17e produces the protein MGNIRQTNIKRIAIRLAENHGNVFTTDFDTNKHLVTKYTTIESKVIRNRVAGYVTRKMTHKPRE, from the coding sequence ATGGGAAATATTAGACAAACAAATATCAAGAGAATCGCAATTCGCTTAGCCGAAAACCACGGTAACGTATTTACAACAGACTTTGACACAAACAAGCACCTTGTGACAAAGTACACAACCATCGAGAGCAAGGTTATCAGAAACCGTGTAGCAGGTTACGTGACAAGAAAGATGACCCATAAGCCAAGAGAGTAA
- a CDS encoding methyltransferase domain-containing protein, with product MKERPKEYQNKEKQKSRTLGPVPHLEEHVNPDWWKKIFNSLYLKTDADIVEDASITRQEIDTFSSILKLTPESHVLDLCCGQGRHTLELARRGIKNLDGLDRSHYLIQRAKNTAKKESLGVKFKEGDARKTPYTTDTFDVVMVLGNSFGYFETSDEDLRVLKEVKRILKPWGKVLLDVADGSYLKEKYQPRSWEWIDKHNFVCRERSISTDGQKLISREVIVNDTSGVIADQFYAERLYTTETLKELLKKADFTDIEIVDSINSQTLRNQDLGMMERRITVTATVRKEWTPKRKKAKEAKKNVVVVFGDPRKNDSLKPCGVFDDDDMYTIDQLKGGLHGLENYSFKYLDNHDTLVTDLAKIKSKTDFIFNLCDEGYDNDPKKELHVPAILEMFNIPYTGSGPQCLAFCYDKALVRGIAKDLGVPVPEGIVVKGEDTLFELPMDFPVIVKPNFGDSSFGLNQHSVCNSRDEVVRAIYDIREGLGYDKPILVEEFLSGKDLSIGIIGNPPENYTVLPLTQEDYSDLPEELPKLCGYEAKWIPDSPYWKIKSSPADLPKETEELIIECSLKLITRLECRDYTRLDWRLDAKGNPKLLEVNPNPGWCWDGHLAKMAKIADISYSDMIAMILKSADERISGQKQG from the coding sequence ATGAAAGAAAGACCTAAAGAATACCAGAACAAGGAAAAACAAAAATCAAGGACATTGGGACCTGTACCACATCTGGAAGAGCATGTGAACCCTGATTGGTGGAAGAAAATATTTAATTCACTCTACCTGAAAACCGATGCAGACATAGTAGAAGATGCAAGCATCACCAGACAGGAAATAGATACTTTTTCATCAATACTTAAACTGACACCTGAAAGCCATGTGCTCGACCTGTGCTGTGGCCAGGGAAGACACACACTGGAACTTGCAAGAAGAGGTATAAAGAACCTAGATGGACTTGACAGGTCACACTACCTTATCCAGAGGGCGAAGAACACTGCTAAAAAGGAAAGTCTTGGTGTCAAGTTCAAGGAAGGGGACGCAAGAAAAACACCATACACAACTGACACATTCGATGTTGTGATGGTCCTTGGAAATAGTTTTGGTTATTTTGAAACGTCTGATGAAGACCTGAGAGTCTTAAAAGAAGTAAAAAGGATACTCAAACCCTGGGGAAAGGTGCTGCTTGATGTGGCAGATGGTTCATATCTAAAGGAAAAGTACCAGCCACGTTCGTGGGAATGGATTGACAAGCACAACTTTGTGTGCAGGGAGAGATCTATTTCAACCGATGGTCAGAAACTCATATCCAGAGAAGTCATTGTCAACGATACATCAGGAGTTATAGCAGACCAGTTCTATGCTGAACGCCTCTATACAACTGAAACGCTGAAAGAACTGCTGAAAAAAGCAGATTTCACGGACATTGAGATAGTTGATTCCATTAATTCACAGACACTGAGAAACCAGGATCTTGGAATGATGGAAAGGCGCATTACTGTGACTGCCACGGTCAGGAAAGAATGGACTCCCAAGAGAAAAAAGGCGAAGGAAGCAAAGAAGAATGTAGTCGTTGTTTTTGGAGACCCGAGAAAAAACGATTCACTGAAACCTTGCGGTGTCTTTGATGATGATGACATGTACACCATTGACCAGCTTAAAGGCGGACTCCATGGGCTTGAAAATTATTCTTTCAAATATCTGGATAACCACGATACACTTGTCACAGACCTTGCAAAGATAAAATCTAAAACAGATTTCATTTTCAATCTTTGTGACGAGGGATATGATAACGATCCTAAAAAAGAGCTGCATGTGCCTGCAATACTTGAAATGTTTAACATTCCTTACACTGGATCAGGACCGCAGTGCCTTGCATTCTGCTATGATAAAGCACTTGTGAGGGGGATTGCAAAGGATCTTGGTGTTCCGGTTCCTGAAGGTATTGTTGTTAAAGGAGAGGACACCCTGTTCGAGCTGCCCATGGATTTCCCGGTAATCGTAAAACCTAACTTTGGTGACTCCAGTTTCGGACTGAACCAGCACAGCGTTTGTAACAGCCGCGATGAAGTTGTCAGGGCTATTTATGACATCAGGGAAGGACTTGGTTACGACAAACCGATACTTGTGGAAGAATTCCTCTCCGGAAAAGACCTCAGTATAGGAATCATAGGCAACCCACCTGAGAACTATACCGTACTGCCGCTTACACAGGAAGATTACTCTGACTTACCTGAAGAACTTCCAAAACTCTGCGGATACGAAGCAAAGTGGATACCAGACTCACCTTACTGGAAAATTAAATCCTCACCTGCTGATCTTCCAAAAGAGACTGAAGAACTCATTATCGAGTGCAGCCTGAAACTCATAACTAGGCTGGAGTGCAGGGATTACACCCGCCTTGACTGGAGACTTGATGCAAAAGGCAACCCAAAACTCCTTGAAGTCAACCCCAACCCCGGCTGGTGCTGGGACGGACACCTTGCAAAAATGGCAAAGATAGCTGATATCTCGTACAGCGATATGATAGCCATGATACTCAAGAGCGCGGATGAGAGGATATCTGGGCAGAAACAGGGATAA
- a CDS encoding heparan-alpha-glucosaminide N-acetyltransferase gives MDVNPKERFFEVDALRAVAIVLMVIYHFFFDLDFFSISEFDMHSGLIVVIGRSAAILFIFLVGVSLTLSYSRASRCKSGKEIFIHNLKRGAGIFGWGLVITLVTATFLESGTIYFGILHLIGVSIIISYPFLKYRWFNLIAGLVLLFAGIPMDAAYVDYPWLLWIGLKPHGFYTLDYFPLIPWFGLVLLGIYTGNSLYPDYKRSFRMCDCEGNAGVRLLEYLGKKSLLIYLVHQPVIVGMLLLLTSF, from the coding sequence ATGGATGTAAATCCAAAAGAACGATTCTTTGAAGTTGATGCTCTGCGTGCAGTCGCAATCGTTCTGATGGTTATCTATCATTTCTTTTTTGATCTTGATTTTTTCAGCATCTCTGAATTTGACATGCATTCGGGTCTTATTGTAGTTATAGGAAGAAGCGCAGCTATCCTGTTCATTTTCCTTGTGGGTGTTTCACTCACTTTAAGTTACTCAAGAGCATCCCGCTGCAAATCTGGAAAAGAGATATTCATCCACAATCTCAAAAGAGGTGCCGGAATCTTTGGCTGGGGTCTTGTGATTACGCTGGTAACCGCAACATTCCTTGAAAGCGGCACGATTTACTTTGGAATTCTCCACCTGATTGGAGTTTCAATAATCATTTCTTATCCCTTTCTAAAATACCGATGGTTCAACCTGATTGCAGGTCTTGTACTGCTCTTTGCAGGAATCCCAATGGATGCTGCTTATGTTGATTATCCATGGCTTTTATGGATAGGTCTGAAACCTCATGGTTTTTATACTCTTGATTACTTCCCGCTGATACCCTGGTTTGGACTTGTCCTTCTGGGAATCTATACAGGGAACAGTCTGTATCCTGATTACAAACGAAGTTTCAGGATGTGTGATTGCGAGGGGAATGCTGGCGTGAGATTGCTTGAGTATCTGGGGAAAAAGTCGCTGTTGATCTATCTGGTGCATCAGCCGGTGATTGTGGGAATGCTACTGCTGCTTACAAGCTTCTAA
- the dapA gene encoding 4-hydroxy-tetrahydrodipicolinate synthase — MFEGVLPALVTPFLKDGSVDSESFKNIVNFVEEGGVSGVVVCGTTGESATLETREHKELINLCVDCAKVPVIAGTGSNNTAEAVELTKHAADAGADGALIISPYYIRPNNAGLIAHFKKIAEASDIPIVLYNVPSRTGQDMPLEVIVELSKVENIVAVKEASGSLGKFSQIIEETADEDFEVLSGEDGLTFPSMAIGGAGVISVVANIVPAKMVQLAEAVKASDLETARRIHFEVAPLIRALFTETNPIPVKRAVELIGLSSGDMRLPLAPLSDENSVLLENVLRKMGCIA, encoded by the coding sequence ATGTTCGAAGGAGTTTTACCTGCTCTTGTAACGCCATTCTTAAAGGACGGTTCTGTTGATTCAGAAAGTTTCAAAAACATTGTCAATTTTGTAGAAGAAGGTGGCGTTTCCGGAGTTGTTGTCTGTGGCACGACCGGTGAATCCGCAACCCTGGAGACCAGGGAACACAAAGAGCTGATTAATCTTTGTGTAGATTGCGCTAAGGTTCCTGTCATTGCCGGTACAGGTTCTAACAACACTGCAGAGGCGGTGGAACTTACTAAACACGCAGCTGACGCGGGAGCAGATGGTGCTCTTATAATATCCCCATATTATATCCGGCCCAACAACGCAGGGCTGATAGCTCATTTTAAAAAGATAGCAGAAGCTTCAGATATTCCTATAGTCTTATACAATGTCCCATCCCGTACAGGGCAGGACATGCCACTGGAAGTTATTGTAGAGCTTTCAAAGGTTGAGAATATCGTGGCTGTCAAGGAAGCAAGCGGTAGTCTTGGCAAGTTTTCACAGATTATTGAAGAAACTGCAGACGAAGACTTTGAGGTCCTTTCAGGAGAGGACGGTCTTACGTTTCCATCAATGGCCATAGGCGGCGCAGGTGTAATTTCTGTGGTTGCTAATATTGTTCCTGCTAAGATGGTACAACTTGCTGAAGCTGTAAAGGCCAGCGACCTTGAAACTGCCAGAAGGATTCACTTTGAGGTAGCACCACTTATACGTGCATTGTTCACAGAAACAAACCCTATACCTGTAAAGAGGGCAGTAGAACTTATAGGTCTTTCAAGTGGTGACATGAGGCTCCCTCTTGCGCCATTAAGTGATGAGAACAGTGTTCTTCTTGAAAATGTCCTACGCAAGATGGGGTGTATTGCATGA